Proteins encoded together in one Myxococcales bacterium window:
- a CDS encoding nitrous oxide reductase accessory protein NosL: protein MSTGSIYRRIAVATLAVALSSCDPSSNSTAMKVHETVALSDQEDEVCGMLVHEMSAPRGQVVHRDGSRFFFCSLGDMLVHLSAPSPHGRVEATFVEVMRPDEDPMQSHTGVHPWVPANEAVFVIGIDRPGVMGTPVLAYANQSEAAIVMEAHGGTRQLDVAGLRKWWKALDR, encoded by the coding sequence GTGTCGACTGGATCCATATACCGGCGAATCGCCGTTGCAACCCTCGCTGTTGCGCTCTCGAGCTGCGATCCTTCGAGCAATAGCACCGCGATGAAGGTCCACGAGACCGTTGCACTGAGCGACCAAGAGGACGAGGTCTGCGGAATGCTGGTGCACGAAATGTCCGCACCGCGGGGTCAGGTCGTCCACCGCGACGGGTCTCGCTTCTTCTTCTGTTCGCTCGGCGACATGCTCGTCCATCTGAGCGCACCGTCCCCACACGGGCGTGTGGAAGCCACATTTGTGGAGGTGATGAGACCGGATGAAGATCCGATGCAGTCTCACACAGGCGTTCATCCCTGGGTGCCCGCAAACGAAGCCGTATTTGTCATTGGTATCGATCGCCCTGGCGTCATGGGCACGCCTGTTCTCGCTTATGCGAATCAAAGCGAGGCAGCGATCGTGATGGAGGCCCACGGCGGAACACGGCAGTTGGACGTGGCCGGGTTACGCAAGTGGTGGAAGGCGCTCGATCGCTGA
- a CDS encoding ABC transporter permease — translation MGPVGRALIWHELLERMRDRWVVVISILFALLASGVGLYGRSAEAEVAKLTGPSLVTLASLLVPLVALVLSHDAIAGERERNTLGLLLSLPVGRFEVVFAKLIGRSLALAVAVGLGLGAAIAVSDPDGARTLLALMGPTLLLGLAFLSIGLLISTVTRRQATAASVVVVVWFGLVFFYDLGILGLLVISDGGLPQSAVSALVVGNPAGLYRVQMMYQLAGPDVLRDLGMTTGLPGTAITWLLWCSWIVVPALISGALLSRRKVV, via the coding sequence ATGGGACCCGTCGGACGAGCACTGATTTGGCACGAGTTGCTCGAGCGAATGCGCGACCGCTGGGTCGTGGTGATCAGCATTCTATTCGCGCTACTCGCCTCGGGCGTGGGGCTCTACGGCCGAAGCGCTGAAGCCGAGGTCGCGAAGCTCACGGGGCCTAGCCTGGTTACACTGGCCAGCCTGCTGGTTCCACTGGTTGCCCTCGTGCTTTCGCACGATGCAATAGCGGGCGAGCGCGAGCGCAATACGCTGGGCCTGTTGCTCTCACTACCCGTTGGACGGTTCGAGGTCGTATTCGCGAAGCTCATCGGACGGAGTCTCGCCCTGGCGGTGGCTGTTGGTCTGGGGCTCGGCGCCGCCATCGCGGTAAGTGATCCAGACGGGGCCCGCACGTTGCTGGCGTTGATGGGACCAACGCTGCTGCTCGGCTTGGCATTCCTCTCAATAGGACTTCTGATCTCGACGGTAACGCGACGTCAGGCGACTGCCGCCAGCGTGGTGGTGGTGGTGTGGTTCGGTCTCGTCTTCTTTTATGACCTGGGCATCCTGGGTCTGCTGGTCATCAGCGACGGAGGGCTCCCGCAATCGGCGGTCTCAGCCCTCGTGGTGGGGAATCCGGCGGGCCTCTACCGTGTTCAAATGATGTACCAACTCGCCGGACCCGACGTGCTCCGAGATCTTGGAATGACCACGGGTTTGCCAGGGACAGCAATTACGTGGCTGCTCTGGTGTAGCTGGATCGTCGTCCCAGCGCTGATCAGCGGCGCGCTGCTGTCGCGACGCAAGGTGGTGTAG
- a CDS encoding ABC transporter ATP-binding protein has protein sequence MRGLQVRGASVRFGSLQALDDVSLAIGDGRAVMLVGPNGAGKSTLIKVLLGLVRPDFAVFEADGKPVEIDNDWKRRIGYLPEAIAFSENLSGHQLLRFFASARGVARSHVDRVLERVGLAHAAPRAIRGYSRGMRQRLGLGVAILSTPDLLVLDEPTVGLDQEGLSVLWSVIAEWREAGRMVLASTHDLALMERRMDEICVLRAGRVLAHGTSEDLRRSAEVPHRIWFEVAQAPDAKVELLCEAMRKWGKGQIERVGDRILAEVASDETLELVEIQSGFPGVVRGIRVEEPTLDVVYDKLVLEVGVA, from the coding sequence ATGAGGGGTTTGCAAGTGCGCGGCGCATCGGTGCGATTCGGTTCATTGCAGGCGCTCGACGACGTGAGCCTCGCGATCGGCGACGGGCGTGCAGTAATGCTCGTCGGCCCCAACGGTGCTGGGAAGTCTACCCTGATCAAAGTGTTGCTCGGCCTGGTTCGCCCCGACTTTGCGGTTTTCGAAGCCGACGGCAAGCCGGTTGAGATCGACAACGACTGGAAGCGACGCATCGGCTACTTGCCGGAGGCCATCGCCTTCTCAGAGAATTTGTCCGGCCACCAGCTGCTGCGTTTTTTCGCAAGCGCGCGAGGCGTCGCGCGCAGCCATGTGGACAGGGTGCTCGAACGGGTCGGTCTCGCCCACGCCGCGCCACGCGCCATTCGCGGTTACTCGCGTGGCATGCGGCAGCGGCTGGGTCTGGGGGTCGCCATTCTCTCCACACCCGATCTGCTCGTGCTTGACGAGCCTACTGTCGGCCTCGATCAGGAGGGACTTTCGGTGTTGTGGTCGGTGATCGCCGAGTGGCGCGAGGCCGGGCGCATGGTGCTTGCCTCCACCCACGATCTCGCACTGATGGAGCGACGGATGGATGAGATTTGCGTTCTGAGAGCGGGCCGGGTTCTCGCGCACGGGACCTCGGAGGATTTACGCCGCAGTGCGGAGGTTCCGCATCGCATCTGGTTCGAGGTAGCCCAGGCTCCAGACGCAAAGGTGGAACTCCTGTGTGAGGCCATGCGCAAGTGGGGTAAAGGACAAATCGAGCGTGTGGGCGATCGCATCCTGGCCGAGGTGGCTTCGGATGAAACTCTCGAACTGGTGGAAATTCAGAGCGGATTCCCGGGTGTGGTGCGTGGTATTCGCGTCGAAGAGCCGACTCTGGATGTTGTGTATGACAAGCTCGTGCTCGAAGTAGGAGTCGCGTGA
- the nosD gene encoding nitrous oxide reductase family maturation protein NosD, translating to MKWRMFESVMLTVGLLAGVATTSSGAVTRVDTETDRGNLQAILDRATPGDVIELGPGHYEGPIRIEKPLTLRGHGGVIDGGGRGTPLVIVAPGVRVEDLVVKQSGKDIGAPDACIFVEASATGAVVRNNTLRDCAFGIWVHETDGALIEGNHIWGRKEVRVADRGNGIHLFNASHLVIRDNEVHDVRDGIYVSATENSLIEANLAEHVRFGVHYMYSHDNVLRDNVMNNNTLGIALMESHNLIVEGNRASGNRREGLLFRDLRDSEIRHNVLARNGSGMFFYSSTGNTIEDNVLLDNEIGLKIWAGTRRNHLEGNVIRGNREQVFYVGAEDQIWGESGRGNYWADYLGWDQDGDGIGDRPHRVDSFTAVLLYRYPSATLLLRSPALEILSHMIDRLPMLRTPTIVDQSPLLREPES from the coding sequence ATGAAGTGGCGGATGTTCGAAAGCGTGATGCTCACAGTCGGCTTGCTAGCGGGAGTTGCGACTACTAGCTCGGGGGCAGTGACGCGGGTCGATACCGAGACCGACCGCGGAAATCTGCAAGCGATACTCGACCGCGCCACACCGGGCGATGTAATCGAACTCGGGCCGGGTCACTACGAAGGCCCGATCCGAATCGAAAAGCCCCTGACCCTGCGCGGCCATGGAGGGGTAATCGATGGTGGCGGTCGGGGAACCCCACTCGTCATCGTGGCCCCCGGTGTTCGTGTTGAAGATCTCGTGGTCAAGCAGAGCGGAAAGGACATTGGCGCGCCCGATGCTTGCATTTTCGTCGAGGCATCGGCGACCGGAGCCGTGGTGCGCAACAACACCTTGCGCGACTGTGCGTTTGGTATCTGGGTCCATGAGACCGATGGCGCGCTGATTGAGGGCAACCACATTTGGGGACGCAAAGAAGTGAGGGTGGCGGATCGAGGCAACGGCATTCATCTCTTCAATGCGAGCCATCTCGTCATTCGCGACAACGAAGTGCATGATGTGCGTGACGGTATTTACGTATCCGCCACTGAGAACAGTCTGATCGAGGCCAACCTGGCGGAGCACGTGCGCTTCGGCGTGCACTACATGTATTCGCACGACAACGTGCTGCGAGACAATGTGATGAACAACAACACCCTCGGCATCGCGTTGATGGAGAGCCACAATCTCATCGTCGAGGGAAATCGCGCCTCCGGCAATCGTCGCGAGGGTCTACTCTTCCGGGATCTGCGGGACTCGGAAATTCGCCACAACGTGCTCGCGCGAAACGGGAGCGGAATGTTTTTTTACTCGAGTACCGGAAATACGATCGAGGACAACGTACTACTCGACAACGAAATTGGCTTGAAGATCTGGGCTGGCACCCGGCGCAATCACTTGGAGGGCAACGTGATCCGCGGAAATCGAGAGCAGGTATTTTATGTGGGGGCCGAGGATCAGATCTGGGGCGAATCCGGCCGGGGCAACTACTGGGCCGACTACCTCGGCTGGGATCAGGATGGGGACGGGATCGGCGATCGACCCCATCGGGTAGACAGCTTCACCGCTGTCTTGCTCTACCGCTACCCCAGCGCGACACTGCTGCTTCGCAGTCCGGCGCTCGAGATCCTCTCGCATATGATAGACCGCCTGCCGATGCTGCGAACGCCCACCATTGTCGATCAATCACCTCTTCTCAGGGAGCCGGAGTCATGA
- a CDS encoding 4Fe-4S binding protein — translation MTTRLLLLLLVLISGSWALDPRVALAIGAGTVPTSLDCGVMPCAKIMPQAEQFRPVDGAAHWDALGEDGEVVGWLALSPDFVDLNAYSGKPLVTLLGLDTDGVITGAQVIHHSEPILLVGVPEQALIDFVNFYAGHSALQHIVVGRSDKPDVVSVDGISGATVTALVQNSTVLETARSLGAAVGVIAVSTMNHGHFVEEAVPWTFQQMLERGALGHMLVTHVDMGVDESAAPYVNLYFGVVDSPHIGRSLLGENSYKYYMGQLEDGEHLFVIFNNGSGSFKGSAFVRGGIFDRVRVQQGLREITFRDSDYWNLPEAAAPDMPEVTEGALFVLRGGRFDPGSPYELIFLGSRYDRRGGFTREFREFSASHQLPDTLYLVDERETGIPWRQAWLNRPIELAVFATYLLTVMGVFLARKYTFVGMKRLGRLHMASMIFSFLVVGVYMGAQPSVTQILTLLGAVVHDWRWDLFLSEPFVFISWIFILIVSLIWGRGVFCGWVCPYGAMNELAFKISKRLGFKGYELPDRVHLKLRYLRYVVLALLASVYLWDSILAERIAEVEPFKSTFLVPIWTREWGFVAWWLVLLALSFTMYRPFCRYLCPMGGGIALLSSFRPSGPKRRAFCSSCKICTRGCESRAFRRDGTIDSRECLSCMECEVIYHDDQVCPPLIGLAKLENRLDLSPREQLKVNKLRADVVDI, via the coding sequence GGCACTCGACCCGCGCGTTGCGCTGGCCATCGGGGCGGGAACGGTTCCGACGTCCCTGGACTGCGGAGTGATGCCGTGCGCCAAGATCATGCCGCAGGCCGAGCAATTCCGACCGGTCGATGGCGCAGCGCACTGGGATGCGCTCGGCGAGGATGGCGAGGTCGTAGGCTGGTTGGCGCTATCCCCAGACTTTGTCGACCTAAACGCCTACTCGGGAAAGCCCCTCGTCACCTTGCTCGGCCTCGACACCGACGGCGTCATCACCGGCGCTCAGGTCATTCACCACAGCGAGCCAATCCTGTTGGTGGGGGTTCCCGAGCAGGCACTTATCGACTTTGTGAACTTCTACGCCGGGCACTCGGCCCTGCAACACATTGTGGTGGGCCGATCGGATAAACCCGACGTCGTCTCCGTCGACGGAATCTCGGGTGCCACCGTAACTGCGCTGGTTCAAAACAGCACGGTGCTCGAAACGGCGCGGTCTCTGGGCGCCGCGGTGGGGGTCATCGCCGTGAGCACCATGAACCACGGACACTTCGTCGAGGAAGCCGTACCGTGGACCTTCCAGCAGATGCTCGAGAGAGGCGCACTCGGCCATATGCTCGTCACCCATGTCGACATGGGAGTGGACGAAAGCGCGGCTCCCTACGTGAATCTCTACTTTGGCGTCGTGGATTCGCCTCACATCGGCCGGTCGTTGCTCGGCGAGAACAGTTACAAGTACTACATGGGTCAACTCGAGGATGGTGAGCACCTCTTCGTGATCTTCAATAATGGCAGTGGCTCCTTCAAAGGCTCGGCATTCGTGCGCGGCGGTATTTTCGACCGCGTGCGCGTCCAACAAGGCCTGCGCGAGATCACCTTCCGCGACTCCGATTACTGGAACCTGCCGGAGGCGGCCGCCCCGGACATGCCGGAGGTGACCGAGGGCGCACTCTTCGTGTTGCGCGGGGGGCGCTTTGATCCGGGCTCACCCTACGAGCTGATTTTTCTGGGAAGTCGCTACGACCGTCGCGGCGGATTCACGCGCGAGTTCCGCGAGTTCAGCGCGAGCCACCAGCTCCCTGACACTCTCTATTTGGTCGACGAGAGGGAGACGGGCATCCCCTGGCGCCAAGCATGGCTGAACCGGCCCATCGAGTTGGCTGTCTTCGCCACGTATCTGCTCACGGTGATGGGCGTCTTCCTGGCCCGCAAGTACACCTTCGTCGGCATGAAGCGTCTCGGTCGCCTGCACATGGCGAGCATGATCTTCAGCTTCCTCGTCGTCGGCGTGTATATGGGTGCCCAGCCCTCGGTCACGCAGATCCTCACGCTGTTGGGAGCGGTGGTGCACGACTGGCGCTGGGATCTCTTTCTGAGCGAGCCATTCGTCTTTATCTCGTGGATCTTCATCCTGATCGTCTCTTTGATTTGGGGGCGGGGCGTCTTCTGCGGCTGGGTTTGCCCCTATGGCGCGATGAACGAGCTGGCGTTCAAGATCTCAAAAAGGCTGGGCTTCAAGGGATACGAACTACCAGACCGGGTCCACCTGAAGCTGCGCTACCTGCGCTACGTGGTCCTCGCTCTACTTGCCAGTGTCTACCTATGGGACAGCATCTTGGCTGAGCGCATCGCCGAAGTTGAGCCATTCAAGTCGACCTTCCTGGTTCCGATCTGGACGCGCGAGTGGGGCTTTGTGGCTTGGTGGCTCGTGCTACTCGCGCTTTCGTTCACTATGTATCGACCCTTCTGCCGCTATCTGTGTCCCATGGGAGGAGGCATCGCACTGCTCAGCAGCTTCCGACCCTCCGGGCCGAAACGCCGTGCCTTCTGCAGTTCATGCAAGATCTGCACGCGCGGTTGCGAATCCAGGGCTTTCCGGCGGGACGGCACCATCGATTCGCGCGAGTGTCTCTCCTGCATGGAGTGCGAGGTCATTTACCATGACGACCAGGTTTGCCCGCCGTTGATCGGGCTGGCCAAGCTCGAGAACCGCTTGGACCTTTCTCCCCGAGAGCAGCTGAAGGTCAACAAGCTCCGAGCTGACGTGGTGGACATATGA